In Toxoplasma gondii ME49 chromosome X, whole genome shotgun sequence, a single genomic region encodes these proteins:
- a CDS encoding hypothetical protein (encoded by transcript TGME49_227940~Predicted trans-membrane domain (TMHMM2.0):19-42:174-197) produces MRLSVSSRVDAHQFPRSRLASLYFLCLYASVGSYRVLLLCLSSTIPFLCVSRCSLFLSVSHPFAPAAPFSHRFFFSVFLYRSPLLGVRTVTLSLHYRRRFSSSESVSEWVPLSRSRSWCFERVCGEKVFRISFCLLMEIKRVIKRSSKMSKHHISSLFHSQENGFSRDVSTALHLFIGHFFPSLLLTFSFLLAAVFTDISFPSAHSGGH; encoded by the coding sequence ATGCGCCTCTCGGTCTCTAGTCGCGTGGACGCGCATCAGTTTCCTCGATCCAGGCTGGCCTCCTTGTATTTCCTTTGTCTCTATGCCTCTGTCGGTAGCTATCgagttctccttctctgcctgtcttcCACGATTCCCTTTCTATGTGTGTCTCGTTGtagcctctttctctctgtgtcgcatCCTTTCGCGCCCGCGGCTCCCTTCTCGcatcgctttttcttctctgtgttcctcTACCGCTCTCCTTTGCTGGGTGTTCGTACTGTAACGCTGTCCCTGCATTACCGACGGCGCTTCTCGTCCTCAGAATCTGTTTCTGAGTGggtgcctctctctcgttcacGCTCTTGGTGCTTCGAGAGAGTGTGTGGTGAAAAAGTCTTCAGAATTTCCTTCTGTTTGCTCATGGAAATAAAACGAGTCATAAAACGCAGTTCCAAAATGTCCAAACATCACATTTCAAGCCTGTTCCACTCGCAAGAGAACGGCTTTTCTCGCGATGTCTCCACTGCTCTTCACCTCTTCATTGGTcacttcttcccctctcttcttctgactTTCAGTTTCCTCCTCGCAGCGGTCTTTACAGACATatcctttccttctgcgcACAGTGGCGGCCACTGA